The DNA segment TCTGCGGTTGCCCGCGAACGCGATGGGATCGACTGGGACGAGTACGCGGTCCGTCTCCAGCGGTACTTCTCACACGTCGAGTTCCTGTTCTCGCCGGAACTGTTCATCATTGGCGGCGGTATCTCCAAGCGCAGCAAGGAATACCTGCCCGCGCTGAACCTGCGCACTCGCATCATCCCGGCCGAGCTGAAGAATCAGGCCGGCATCGTGGGTGCCGCCCTGCAGGCAGCCCTGCACTTCAAGCGGCTCGCGAAGCTGGCGACGGCCGTCCCCGATGCCTGATTCCCATGCCTGACCACCCCGGTGGGGTCCTGGTTCCCGCAACCTGATCTCCTCCACCGGGGTACAGGCGGGCTCCCGGCATCTGGGTGCACCATGCGGCGACCAAGGGTGCGGTGGATGTGCTGGCCTGTCGGCGTGGCGTCCCACATCACCGGGCAATCCTGCCAGTGAGCGGTGGGCGCTGACCCGCCACGAAATGCGGGGGTAGGCGCGGGGGCCTGGCATGGTGAAGAAGTGGTGCCGGTGGTGGCGTCGGCTTCCCCTCCGCAGCCACCACCGGAGCATGGTGTTACCGCGCGGTCAGCGGCCTTTGGGCGCCGGTGGGGCCGGACTGGTCCTCGCCGGCCTCGCGGCGCAGCTTCGCGATAGCCGACTCGAAGTCCTCGAGTGAGTCGAATCCCTGATACACGCTGGCAAACCGGAGGTAGGCCACCTGATCCAGCTTCTGCAGCGGACCAAGAATTGCCAGCCCTACCTCGTGGGCGTCGATTTCCGCGGCACCGCTGGCACGAATCGACTCCTCGACCTCCTGCGCCAGGAGGGCCAGATCGTCTTCGGTGACCGGCCTGCCCTGACAGGCCTTCCGGGCACCGTTGATGACCTTGCTGCGGCTGAAAGGCTCGCCGACACCGGAGCGTTTGATAACGCTCAGGCTCGTGGTCTCGACCGTGGTGAACCGCCGTCCGCACTCCGGGCACTGGCGACGGCGCCTGATGGCTGAACCGTCGTCAGCCAACCGGCTGTCGACCACCCGCGAATCGGCGTTACGGCAAAAGGGACAAAACATGCCGCGCCTTTCAATCGGTGGTGATCGGTAGCGGGGCCACCGTGTGCAATATCACCATTCTAGAACTAGATATGGGAAAACTACAACAGTGTCATTACTACATGTTGTGGTTTCGGCTGAACCGGACGGTGACGGCGTCGCCGTGGGCCGGGAGGTCCTCGGCGTCGGCCAGGCTGGTGATGTGCTGGCTGACGTCCGCCAGCGCTGCCCTGTCGTAATTGATCACCTGGACCGCTTTGAGGAAGGTCGTCACGTTGAGCCCGGAGGCGAACGTCGCGGTCCCTCCGGTCGGGAGGACGTGGTTGGACCCGGCGCAATAGTCGCCCAGGCTGACCGGGCTGTACTCGCCCACGAAGACTGCTCCGGCATTGCGGATCCGCGCGGCGACCCCGGCAGCATCAGCTGTCTGGATTTCCAGGTGTTCGGCAGCGTAGGCGTCGCAGACAGCGATGCCGTGTTCGACGTCGTCGACCAGGATGGTGCCGGACTGTTGCCCTGCCAATGCCTCCCGCACCCGCTCGGCGTGTTTGGTGGTCGCGATCAGCGCTGACAGCTGGATCCGGACCATGGAGGCCAGCTCTTCGGAGTCGGTGATCAGCACCGATGCGGCCTGCGGATCGTGTTCGGCCTGGCTGATGAGGTCGGCGGCAATCAGCCGGGGGTCGGCGTCGGCGTCGGCCAGGACGGCAATTTCGGTGGTCCCGGCCTCGGCGTCGATCCCAACCGTGCCTTTCAGCAGGCGTTTGGCGGTCGCCACAAAAATGTTTCCCGGACCGGTGACCACATCGACGCGTTCCAGGGTGTCCTCGGCGGTCTCACCGTCCACCCCATACGCGAACGCGGCCACTGCCTGCGCTCCCCCGATCGCGTACACCTCGGCGATGCCGAGCATCTCCGCGGCAGCGAGGATGACCGGGTGTGGCAGCCCACCGAATTCCTTCTGCGGTGGGGAAGCGATCGCGATTGACTGAACTCCGGCGGCCTGCGCGGGCACCACGTTCATCACCACCGAAGACGGGTAGACGGCCAGACCGCCCGGCACATAAAGGCCCACGCGGCGAACGGCAATCCATTTGTGGGTCACAACGGCGCCCGGGGAGATCTCCACCTCAACATCGCCCGGGACCTGCGCGGCAGCGAATCGGCGAGCGCGGTCGATGGATTCGGCCAGCGCCAGACGCACCTCCGGGTCAAGGTCAGCAAGGGCCCGTGACAGCGCCTCCCGCGGAACGCGCGGCGACGTCTGCTCAACGCCGTCGAACTTCAGCGCCAGCTCCCGCAGCGCGAGGAGGCCGCGCTCCCGGACATCGGCGAGGATCGCGGCGACCGGCGCCTCCACCCCGGAGCCACCCACCTCGGGACGTGGCATCACCTCGCTAAGGGCTGCGCCGGTGAGGTCGCTGCCGCGCAGATCGATGGTCCGGAAGTCGGTAAAGGAATCAGTCGGAGACTGTTGAGCGAGCGAATTGTTCACCCTGTGAGTCTACCGGGCTACGCCAGCGGAGACCTGGTCGCTTTGACGCCGCTCCTTGCCTCGTGGCCATCAGAACCAGTCTGAGCCCGCAGGATGGCTACTTGTTCTTGCCGCGGGCGTCGACCCTCCAGCGGGCAATAACTTTGTCACCACTGACAACGGTCGCCTCATCGACAAGGTTCATGGTCAGGCACACGTGGTTTGGGATCACCCGCAGACGTGTTCCCAGCGCTGGAAGCTCACTATCCTCTGGCCAGATCACCGTGGCGTGATGCTCCGATAGCGCACTGATGCGCGCTTCTGGATGGTCCATGAGACGCCCGAAACCACTCGCCCACGCCGGACGGTCACTGCCGATGATCTTGCTTCCCGCATCCAGGACACATCGACGGGGTGCTGAACCCTGCCGCTCATGGCGGCTCACGACCGTCGCCGCGATCGTTAGCGCGATCTCGTCGAGGGTGCACCGTTCAAGTTCCAGCTGCTGAGCATCCCCGAAGACATACACACCCGGCCGCACCTCGTTTGCCACTGACTGGCCAGCGAGGGCCGCCGTGGGAGTGGATCCCCCGCTGATCCTGGAAATGTCGAATCCTGCACTGCGCAGAAGGCTGGCTGACTCGTCGAGAGCGAGCTGTTCCTGCTCGGCTGCTTTTACCGGCATTCCCGGTGCATAGCTGTGCCCGGGGAAGGTAAAGACCCCGGACACCCGAAGACCTGCAGCAGTTGCCGACTGGGCCACCTCAACAGCGTGTAATGGGCTGACTCCGCTGCGATGGTGTCCACTATCGATCTCCACCAGGATCTCTATCTGTTCGGCCGCGCCGGAAAGCGCCGCGCCCATTGCTTGCGCGGCCTCTACCGAATCCGTGCCGACCGCAACCCGGGCCACGGAGCTGAGCTGGGCCAGCCTGCGAGCATGATGAGGTGTGACCCACAGGGGGTAGGCGATAAAGACATCCCTCGCACCATGTTGCACAAAGACCTCGGCCTCACCGATGGTCGCCACCGTTAGTCCGACCGCTCCCGCCGCGAGTTGCAATTTGGCAATCTCCGGCATCTTGTGGGTCTTCACATGGGGTCGAAGGTCCATTCCCTTGGCCCCCACGACGGTCGCCATTCGGTGAATGTTCTGTTCCAGAACGTCCCGGTCAATCAGGACCTCCGGGGTCTCAATTTCAGCTGGTACAGCACTCATTGTTCCTCTTCCTGGCACCGGCCCTGCGGCATTTCTTACCCCGGTTCCGAACGGATGCTGGTTTCGGATGATGGGCCATTGTCTGACCCGAAAGGTAGTCCGAGGCCCTCATCGCACTGGTAGTTACCCTTTCTGCATACTGCCGCAGCTTCGTGTGATTCCGCAGTAATGCTAGCCTCGAAGCCTCAGAGCATAATCAGCTGAAGAATGATGGGGTTACTGAATGGGATATGCAGGGATCATTGGTATCTTATACATTCTGGTGGTAGCGATAATCGTAGTACTGGCGGTCTATGCGTTAGTGCTATTGACAGTATTCCTTCGACTTCGTATCGAGGAAATCAAGACTGCACAGGGTGCCAGGCGAATAGATTAGTGGGTCAGTTCTCCTCCGCAGGGAGGGTGAGCCCGTGACGCTGGCCGCCCGCAGGTATTCATCCCGGGTGGCGCATCTTCTCGATGCAAAATCGGATTGTCGATGTGCTCTACAGTCGAACGATGGGGAATGAGAACGATCGCTTGGAAGACCAACAACATCTCGAAGGTGCGAGCGGATCCCACTCTGCGGACCAGATCCGGGCCAGCTCGAACTGGCACGCCTGCCACCACTTGTACAACGGATGGACCAGGGAGCGAACTATTGAACGGATGCAGTCCGTCGCCCCGGGGTTCGCGCCGGAGGCCTATGAACGCGAACTTACCCGCGCGATGGAATGGGCCGAAGAGAACAGGCAGAACGGTCTTCGGCGACGGCAATCGGAAATTGAGGAAGCCAGGAAACTCGATGTACTGAATGCAGTGTTCGTCTTGCATCTTCTCAACGCAAGGTATGGCAACCACTATGTTCAGGACGGGCTCGGCCATATCGGCATAAAGCACGAGCTAGGCAGTGTCTTCTCGTTGGAGGAGATCAAAGCGGCAAAACACAGTGCGGCCAAGGTCATCAAATTCGCCTCGACCCTCGTGTGGCGCTCCTGGAACGGGCCCCACATGGAACAACTGCGGGCTAAGTTTCCCGAGTACACCAACAAGAATCTTTCGGCTGCTCTTGACCATGCCCACTTTCTCAATCGATAGCCAATCGCACCCCTTCGACGACGTATCAGGTTTTCCCACCATCGCCCCCTCCGATCGGAGCCCGAAAGCCTATTCACCTGGGGTCTGAGTTCGAGTGCTTGATAT comes from the Arthrobacter sp. CAN_C5 genome and includes:
- the hisD gene encoding histidinol dehydrogenase is translated as MNNSLAQQSPTDSFTDFRTIDLRGSDLTGAALSEVMPRPEVGGSGVEAPVAAILADVRERGLLALRELALKFDGVEQTSPRVPREALSRALADLDPEVRLALAESIDRARRFAAAQVPGDVEVEISPGAVVTHKWIAVRRVGLYVPGGLAVYPSSVVMNVVPAQAAGVQSIAIASPPQKEFGGLPHPVILAAAEMLGIAEVYAIGGAQAVAAFAYGVDGETAEDTLERVDVVTGPGNIFVATAKRLLKGTVGIDAEAGTTEIAVLADADADPRLIAADLISQAEHDPQAASVLITDSEELASMVRIQLSALIATTKHAERVREALAGQQSGTILVDDVEHGIAVCDAYAAEHLEIQTADAAGVAARIRNAGAVFVGEYSPVSLGDYCAGSNHVLPTGGTATFASGLNVTTFLKAVQVINYDRAALADVSQHITSLADAEDLPAHGDAVTVRFSRNHNM
- a CDS encoding D-TA family PLP-dependent enzyme, with protein sequence MSAVPAEIETPEVLIDRDVLEQNIHRMATVVGAKGMDLRPHVKTHKMPEIAKLQLAAGAVGLTVATIGEAEVFVQHGARDVFIAYPLWVTPHHARRLAQLSSVARVAVGTDSVEAAQAMGAALSGAAEQIEILVEIDSGHHRSGVSPLHAVEVAQSATAAGLRVSGVFTFPGHSYAPGMPVKAAEQEQLALDESASLLRSAGFDISRISGGSTPTAALAGQSVANEVRPGVYVFGDAQQLELERCTLDEIALTIAATVVSRHERQGSAPRRCVLDAGSKIIGSDRPAWASGFGRLMDHPEARISALSEHHATVIWPEDSELPALGTRLRVIPNHVCLTMNLVDEATVVSGDKVIARWRVDARGKNK
- the nrdR gene encoding transcriptional regulator NrdR, with protein sequence MFCPFCRNADSRVVDSRLADDGSAIRRRRQCPECGRRFTTVETTSLSVIKRSGVGEPFSRSKVINGARKACQGRPVTEDDLALLAQEVEESIRASGAAEIDAHEVGLAILGPLQKLDQVAYLRFASVYQGFDSLEDFESAIAKLRREAGEDQSGPTGAQRPLTAR